The region CAGGGTCAGCACGTGGCCGTCACGGGTCGCTTGGATCATGGGCCCACACTATTAGCCTTTTCCTGTGAGCCGGATCCGCGCCCTCGAGCTACGCGACGCCGTCCTGGACGAGGGGTCTTTTCACAGCTGGGACGCGCCGCCGCTGGACGTCCCGAAGTCGGCGCAGTATCGCCGCGAACTCGACGCCGCCGCAGCCGCGACCGGTCTCGACGAAGCCGTGCTGACCGGTGAGGGGCGGGTGCTCGGCCGGCGGGTGGCGCTGGTGGTGTGCGAATTCGACTTCCTCGCCGGATCGATCGGTGTCGCGGCCGCCGAGCGGATCGTCGCCGCGGTGCACCGGGCGACCGCCGAAGGGCTGCCGCTGCTGGCATCGCCGAGTTCGGGCGGCACCCGCATGCAGGAGGGCACGGTCGCGTTCCTGCAGATGGTCAAGATCACCGCGGCCGTCCAGTTGCACAAGCGTGCGCACCTGCCCTACCTGGTCTACCTGCGTCACCCGACCACCGGCGGGGTCTTCGCGTCGTGGGGGTCCCTGGGCCACGTGACCGCCGCCGAGCCGGGCGCACTCATCGGGTTCCTCGGGCCGCGCGTCTACGAACACCTCTACGGCGAGCCGTTCCCCTCGGGCGTCCAGACCGCGGAGAACCTGCAGCGCCACGGCGTCATCGACGCCGTCGTCCCGGTCGACCTGCTCCGGTCCACGCTGGACCGGACACTGAAGGTGGTCTCCGACCCGCCCGGCCCGCCGCCCGCGGCCCCACCGCAGGAGGAGTTGCCCGACATCCCGGCGTGGCAGTCGGTGGAGGTATCGCGCCGGCCGGACCGCCCCGGCGTCGGCTTCCTGCTGCGGCACGGGTCCACAGAGCGGGTGCTGCTGTCCGGGACCGGGCAGGGCGAGTCGGCGACGACCATGCTGGCGCTGGCGCGGTTCGGCGGGCAGCCTGCGGTGGTGCTCGGTCAGCAGCGCGTCGTCGGTGGCCTGATCGGGCCCGTCGCGCTGCGGGAGGCACGCCGCGGAATGGCGCTGGCGGCCGGCCTGCAGCTGCCGCTGGTGCTCGTCATCGACACCGCGGGGCCTGCGTTGTCGACCGAGGCCGAGGAAGGTGGCCTCGCGGGCGAGATCGCTCGCTGTCTGGCCGATCTCGTCACGCTCGACACGCCGACGGTGTCGGTGCTGCTCGGCCAGGGCAGCGGCGGGCCGGCCCTGGCCATGGTGCCCGCCGACCGGGTACTGGCGGCGCTGCACGGCTGGCTGGCGCCGCTGCCTCCGGAGGGCGCCAGCGCGATCGTCTACCGTGACGTCGACCATGCTCCGGAATTGGCTGCTGCACAGGGCATCCGGTCTGCGGACCTGTTGCGCGACGGCATCGTCGACGCCGTGGTGGCCGAGCACCCCGATGCCGCCGACGAGCCGCGGGCGTTCACCGACCGATTGTCGGCGACGATCGCCGCGGAATTGCACGGGCTGCGGTCCGTTCCCGGCGAGCAGCGGCTCGCCGCGCGATTGGAGCGCTACCGCCGCATCGGCCTGCCCTGACCCCGCCGAAATTGCATTCCACGCGCCGTAATTCGCGAAAACCCCGCGTGGAATGCAATCTCGGCGGAGATAGGGCTACAGGGCTACAGGGACAGGGCCACGGCGCCGAGAACCAGCTGCAGCACACAGCCCGCGAGGGCGAACCACACCGCGGAGCGCCGGCGCGCGACCCGCCACACCGACACCCCCAGGACCACCATCAGCAGCGCCAGCCCGATGTAGAGCACGACCACGGGCCGGCCGTGGGTCAGGAACGCCGCGGCGCGCCATACCGCCGCCTGCACCAGCAGGAACACCACCGTGCCGGCGAAATCCTTCAACCGCCGGGTGTCGGCGTCATCGGTCGCCATGTCAGACCTCGATCGGCGGGTGCAGCCGCTCCATCGTGTACTGGCGGTTGCGCCTCGCCGCCCACGCACTCGCCGCCAACGACGCCGCGAGCAGCCCGGCCAGCACCGCGATGGCCACCCACAGCCGTGAGTCGATCTCACCGACGGTGAGCTGTCGTAATCCGTTGACGGCGTAGGTCATCGGGTCGAAGGGATGGATGATCTGGAATGGCTCGGCGGTGGTCTCCACCGGATAGATGCCGCCCGCCGAGACCAGCTGCAGCATCAGGAACGCCAGCGTCACGACACGGCCGACCGCCACCCCGAACACCGCGTTGAACGCCTGGATCAGCGCCAGGAACGCCCCGGCCACCAGCACGAGGAATCCCACCGTGGCCACCGGATATCTAGCCTGCAACCCGACCCCGAAGTGCACGACCGCATACATCACCACCACTTGGCACACCACCACCAGAAGGCCCGGCCAGTACGAGGCCAGCACCACCCGCAGCGCCCCGAGCCCGTTGACGATGGGCCGAGACTGCAACGGCGTCAACAACATCCACACGATCAGCGCGCCGATGAACAGCGCCAGCGGCAGGAAGAACGGCGCGAACCCGGTGCCGAACGTCGCGGCCGGATGGGTGTTCACCAGATCCAGGCCGACCGGCGCCGACAGCGTGCGCGCCACGTCGGTGCGTTGCCGCGGCGACCAGGACGGCACCGTCGCCGCGCCCTGCCGCAGTTTGGTCGCCAGCTCCTGGCCACCGGCCTGCAGCCGCTGCGTGCCCTCGGCGAGTTCACCAGCGCCGGAGGCGAGTTGGTCACCGCCGTCGGCCAACTGCCCGAGACCGGCGGTGAGCCGCTGCGCGCCGGCGTCGAGCTGGTCGACCCCGCTGCGCAAGGTGACGACGTCCCGGCGCAGACCGCCGTTCAGCGCCCGGGTGAGAAAGACCCGCAGCGTGCTGTTCGGGTCGCCGAGTTCACCCTCGAGCCGAGAAGCACTGTCCCGCAGGCGGACCAGCCCGTCATCGGTGGTGGGATCGATGCCCTGAGCGCGGAGCAACCGCTGCGCGCCGGCCAATGCCTGGCCCGCGTCGCGCACAGCCGGATCGGATTTGTTCTGGAGAAAGCCGACTGTCTGGTCGACGATCGCGGCCGCCTGGGTGTTGTTGACGTTGAGCGCGGCGATGCGGTCGGTGGTCGAGCGCACCGCACTACTCAGCTGCTGGGCGGCGACCGCGACGTCGTCCGGGTTCAGGTTCAGCCCACCGACCCGGTCCAGCACATCCAGCAGCGGGCCGGTCGCCTCGTCGATCGCGCCGGACAGCTGCCGCGTGCCCGCGGCCAGTTGCGCCGAACCTGTTCGCGCCGAGTGCAATCCGGAGGACAACGTATCGGCCCCGCCGGACAGGCGATGCGCTCCGTCGTTGGCGGTGGCCAGACCGGTAGCCAGCTGCTGCGCACCGTCTGCGGCCCGAT is a window of Mycolicibacterium chubuense NBB4 DNA encoding:
- a CDS encoding acetyl-coenzyme A carboxylase carboxyl transferase subunits beta/alpha encodes the protein MSRIRALELRDAVLDEGSFHSWDAPPLDVPKSAQYRRELDAAAAATGLDEAVLTGEGRVLGRRVALVVCEFDFLAGSIGVAAAERIVAAVHRATAEGLPLLASPSSGGTRMQEGTVAFLQMVKITAAVQLHKRAHLPYLVYLRHPTTGGVFASWGSLGHVTAAEPGALIGFLGPRVYEHLYGEPFPSGVQTAENLQRHGVIDAVVPVDLLRSTLDRTLKVVSDPPGPPPAAPPQEELPDIPAWQSVEVSRRPDRPGVGFLLRHGSTERVLLSGTGQGESATTMLALARFGGQPAVVLGQQRVVGGLIGPVALREARRGMALAAGLQLPLVLVIDTAGPALSTEAEEGGLAGEIARCLADLVTLDTPTVSVLLGQGSGGPALAMVPADRVLAALHGWLAPLPPEGASAIVYRDVDHAPELAAAQGIRSADLLRDGIVDAVVAEHPDAADEPRAFTDRLSATIAAELHGLRSVPGEQRLAARLERYRRIGLP
- a CDS encoding YhgE/Pip domain-containing protein; translated protein: MSLGTDLKRYSRGVLPRIALATIIVLPLLYGAMYLWAFWNPFAEVNKVPVALVNEDRGATAQGQQLRAGDEVARALLDSDQLKLTETSAAEAARGVAGGRYYFSISLPPDFSERVASPSSDAPRQAAIHFTFNDANNYLATVIGQNASREVLNQVNAKIGQRTIGTVVTGLTDAGQGLDRAADGAQQLATGLATANDGAHRLSGGADTLSSGLHSARTGSAQLAAGTRQLSGAIDEATGPLLDVLDRVGGLNLNPDDVAVAAQQLSSAVRSTTDRIAALNVNNTQAAAIVDQTVGFLQNKSDPAVRDAGQALAGAQRLLRAQGIDPTTDDGLVRLRDSASRLEGELGDPNSTLRVFLTRALNGGLRRDVVTLRSGVDQLDAGAQRLTAGLGQLADGGDQLASGAGELAEGTQRLQAGGQELATKLRQGAATVPSWSPRQRTDVARTLSAPVGLDLVNTHPAATFGTGFAPFFLPLALFIGALIVWMLLTPLQSRPIVNGLGALRVVLASYWPGLLVVVCQVVVMYAVVHFGVGLQARYPVATVGFLVLVAGAFLALIQAFNAVFGVAVGRVVTLAFLMLQLVSAGGIYPVETTAEPFQIIHPFDPMTYAVNGLRQLTVGEIDSRLWVAIAVLAGLLAASLAASAWAARRNRQYTMERLHPPIEV